AAAAGACTAGAACAATATATTCTAAAAAAGGATATCATGTGTATCCTGTATATTAAAATAGGAGGTAGGTATGTTAAAAGATGAATTATTAAAAAATATAGGTAAAACTATGAACATAAACACCAAAAGAAAAACAAAATATGATTTCAAAAATCTTAAATTAGTTGGAGTATATTATGATGAGGATTATCTTGAAACTTGGATGGCAAAATTTGATTTAGAAATATGTGGTTTAGAAATCGTAATAGATTGTATAGAATCAATAGATATATTAGATTAGAGCAACTGTAAAAGGTTGCTTTTTTTTTAGCTAATTAAGGAGGGATAAATGATATTAGATAAAGACTTAATAAGGCAAATACTACTGTATGTTGAAGAAAATGGAAATGATAAAATGCCAGTATATAACATTGAAATTGACGGATATACAGATGAAGAGATTAAGTACCATTTTAAACGATTATTAGAAGCAGATATTATTAATGGAGAAGTTGTAGGACTTCAAGGTAACAAGATCAGGTTTAATTGTTTAACTTGGTATGGTCATGAATACTTAGATAGCATAAGAGATAAAGGATTGTGGGAAAAGGTAAAAAGAGATATAGAGGTTTATGGTGTTAAAAGTGTTACTTTAGATATTATAAAAGCTTACGCAGAAAAAATAATTAAAGAAAAATTGGGAATATAAAAAAATATTGTCTTTGTAGCTAGACATTAAAGAAGCCTTTTTTAGTACATACAAAAATCATAAATAATACTAGAACTCACTAGAATAAAAAAGAAGAAAGGAATGATAAAGGTATGAAAGAAGAAATATTAAAGTTAGAAATTAGAGATAAAATTGGAACTAATTTAAAATAAAAGTGGAAAAAATATTTATTTTTTGTTAAAATTAGTTAATATTAATTTCAAAAAAGGAGATATTGAACAGTATGAAAAAAACATTCTTATTACTTGCATCGCTTATTACTTGTGCAGGATTTGCACATGAAGGCTATGTAAAAACAGGTATAAAAGTAGAAACTGAGTTTATACCTCGTACAAAAAATGAAGAAAAAAAGATAGATGAAAGTAAATTTTCATATAACAAAGTTATGTATGATGTTAACATTATAGATTTTAATATGAAATTTAAAAAATTAGGTCTTGATTTTGGGGGAGTAATAAAATCAAGAAGAAATAATTTAGAATTAAATGATTGGGACAATGATAAAAAACATACTGAAGATAGTGAAGCTCATGAAAAAAATCATGACTTAATGTCTAAGATGTATTTAACATATGAAAGCCCAGAATTTTTTGGATTGAAATCAAAGACAAAAATAGCATATTATCCAGATAAAGATATGTTTAAAAAAGATAATAAAATATTAGCTGAGTATATTGAAAATGAAAATGAAAAACAAATTGCAGGAAATTTTTTATTTGATACAAATTTGAGTGGAAAAATTAATAATAAAATTAATTTTAATACGAATTTAAAATATAAGGCTAATCAATTAGCAATTTTTGATAAAGATGAAGCATATATAAAATATGATGTTAAGGCAGATGGAGATATAAATGATAAGATAAATTTGTTAACCAAGTATGATTTAAATTATGATTTACATTTTGGTTCAAAGCCTTTTGATACATTTAAAACAGATTTGCCATCATATCCAGATTATTGGACAGGAAATTATGTTAAAAATTTAAAACATAATCTTGAGTTAAATGTAAAATATAAAGTAGACAAAAAAAATGAGGTTAATGTAGACTTTAAAACAACTATGCAACACTATCTACAAGGTGGAGAAACAAAAACACAAGGAATTCGAAATATATATTCAATTATAAATCCAGTACTTCGTTTAGGATATAATAGAAATATTTTAAAAGAACTAAAGCTTGGAGCAGAATTAGAAGAAAATTTTGAAATAAGAAAGGCTATTTATTTACCTGAAACTAAGGAAGAACCAAGAGATACAGATATATGGGCAGGATTAAAACCATATATAAATTTTGTCGCAAAGTATAAAAATAATTTTATTGATTATCAAGGAAGAATAGGTTATGCTTCAGGACTTACTTTAGCACCTATAATTACACATTTAGAAAATTTATCACATAGTGTTAAGACAGAAAATAAATTAGCAATTAATTATGAAATAAATGAAAAATCAAAATTAAATTCTAATCTTGAAGCAAATATTGAAATGCCAATAAAACATATTATGTTAGAACCAATTAATACAAAATTAAATGTTGATTTAAATTTTGAACATAAATTCAATGATAAGTTAAATTTAAACTTACAAATAAAAAACAAGTTGAATTTAAAATCACAAAAATCAGTTTTAGACTTAGATAATTATAGCGAAAATTTGAAATTATTTGGAAAAATCAACTATAATATTCATGATAATCTTAAATTAATTAATGAATTATCATATGAAAATAAAACAACCTTTAATTATTATATAGATTCAGATGAAAAAAAAGAAGATATTTCATATGTAAGAATTGATTCACAAAAGCAACTTATTTTTGCAAAGGGAGAATCAAAATTTCAAACACTTTTAAATAGATTTAAATTAGACACAAAATTAGATTATGAAAAGAAAATAAATGAACAACTTCTATTAAAAGCAGGATTAAATTTAAAAACAACCTTAGATTTATTTGCATTAAGAGAAAATAAGATTATGACATATAAGCAAGATGAAGTAGAAAGTAATATGGAAAAACCAAAGGCCTCTGATTATAAAAATTTACAATATAATATTGGTGGAAAAATAGAATTTATACCAAGTATAGGTTTAGAATATAAAATTATGGAAAAATTAATTTTAAGTTCAACAATAGCAAACAAGTTAGAATTTGGTAGAAAGGTTGTTAATCTTATAACAGAAGAAGATAGACCAGATAAAGATAGTTATGGTTATATAGAAAAAACTTTTGGCTTTAGAAGTTTAGCACCAAGTATAGAAATTAAATTAGAATATAGATGGTAGGTATAAAAATGAAAAAAAATATAATAATAGCATTAGGATTACTAGCATTAGTTTCATGTAGTAGTATAGATAAGACTGGATTACTGAAAAAAGAAGTTAAAGTAAAATTTGTTAAATCAAATAATTTTGATGATAAATTATATGAGCAAAAAGAAGGTAAGGAAAAATATTTAGATTTATTAAGTGCCAAAAATTTTGAATTTACAGGGGATTTTTTATACAAAGGAGAAAAAATAGCAATTGATAAGGAAATTTCTCCAGAATTAAAAATACTTTATGCTTTTTCTAAGAAAGTTAAGGATAAAAATTTAGTTTTTATTAAGATTCAAGATAAATTTGGTAAAACAAAAGATATTGAACTAAATCAAGAAGTTAGTGAAAAGGATTTACCACAAGTAAAAGATGGTATAAGATATAAAGATTTGAAAAAGAATAGTGATAATAGAATAAAATATTCTGTAATAACAATGGATAATTCAGAAGAAGAAAAAAAAGACTATTCAAAATACTATAAATTTGATAAATATGAAGACTTAGATGATTTAACAACGAATAAAAGAGCTTATGTTAGAACTTATACAAATGGAGATTTTGGTAATATATCAAAAGTTAATGTAGATTTTGGAGAAAAATTAGTTGATTATAGGGATAATTTGAATGAACTATTAACTAATCTATCAAAAACTACATTAAAATTTTCTAACGATGGTAAAACAATTGAAGGTGGCTTTAATACAGACTTAGTTAAAAAAATAGAAGCCAAAGAAAATGTAAAATTTGTAACAGAAATTTTGGATGAAGATAAACAAAGTATAGGTATACATAATATTTCAAGAAAAATAATAAAAGACGGAGTTGTAATTTTTGAAAAAAAAGAAAAAACATATGTGGCTTTTTCAGGAACAACTGTAGGAGTAACAGATTCAACTTTCTATGAAGTTTCTCCAGAAGTTGAAGCGAGAATGATAAGATATACTCCAAAAAATTTAGATTATTCTCCTAAAAAAAATCCTGAATTACAAGGTCTATTTCGTGAACATGGAACTACCGTAATAGGATCAATGATAGATGAAATAGCTTTAGGAGATGGTGATTGGTTTAATAAGCTACAAGTGCTATATATTCCAAAACAATTAGTTAGACAAGGTGCAAAGGGTAATTTAAAAATTGAATTCGATATAAAAAAAGAATTAACATATAATGAATTATCTAATCTTGTTCTAAATATAAGTCAAAGAAGTTTAACTGCAGCTTCAACAATTCAAAAAAATACAAATAGGGTTACTGATGAAAAATTAGATCAATTAATAAAAGAATTACTTGTATTACAAAAATATAATATGAAAATGGTAGTAGTTGATAAATTATTAAAATTAACAGATACTTCTAAGGTAACGAGTACTATTGAAAATGAAGCTGGTACATATTTGGCATTTATTTCAAATGGAGAACTTGAAGAAAATGAAAAAGATAAGATAAAAGAAGAATTTAAAAAATTTGTAAATGAAAAATATACTGAACTTAAGGCTTTAAATGATGAAAAAAGAAAAGAAAATATTAATAAAGGCTATAAGTCAATATATGAAGATCTTTTAAGATGCTATGAAGAATATTTTAATATAACAGAAGTAGATAATTTAAAACAAACAGATTTACATTTTGCAACAGTTTCTATGGGGGATAAAGATAATGGTAAATTAAGAAGAGATCCTTCAAAATATGTTGCAAAAATGCTTGAAGAAAATAAAAATATTAAAGCAATTAATATGTCATATGGGGCTGAACAAAGTTATTATGAATATGAATCAATAAAAAATATGACTCAAGAAGAAAAACAAAAAGCAGTTGATGAATATAATAAAAATGAAGAATTTAGAACAGCTGTAAAAATATGGCTTGCTTCAAATGATTATGGTCATATGGAAACATATCAAAAAGAATCAGCAGGTACTTTAGGAATACCAAGTGTTTTAAAATATTTTGAATCAAGAAATAAAATAACAGTAGCTGATTACCAAAAATTACTAGATTTGCGTATGTTAGAATTAAAGGCTGCATTAAATCATAATAAAGAATTAGTAAATACAAACTCTGATGTTTTATTTGTAGTATCTGCAGGAAATACAAAAAATAATGAAGGTAAAACAGATGTTGATTTATCTAGATTTAATCAAGATGGTTCAAAAGTTTTATATTTAGATCCAGATAAAAAATACTCACAAAATTTTGTTGATGTACCTCTATATTTAAATGATTTAGAAAAAGATAAAGCTAAAAAAGAAGGAAAAAAATATAAATATAACCCAAGTTATAGAAAGAACTTATTAAGTGTTGTTGGTTTAACAAATAATTTCTTGAGAAAAAATTCAACAGATAGTATTTCAGAAGAATGGGGCTTAATAACATTAAGTGGTGCATCAGCCCTTGAAAAGAAAGAATATGCTGTATTTATGCATGAAAGATTAGAACAACTTGAAAAAATTCTTTCTGATATTGAAAATAATCCTTCAAAATATCCTGAAAAATATAAAAATGAAATAAAAGCACAAATAAATACAATTAATAACTTAAGTATTATTGATAAAAATCATCCTATTGATCCAGATGGACGATTATCTAACTTTTCATTTGCAAGAGCTGGTAAGGCAAAATTATGGACAGTAGCTAGTGAAGGATGGTACGTATATAATAAAAAATTAACAAAGGAAGATAAAAAATATAATCCTGATGATACAAAGGATGTAAATGCTTTTTTAAATAATGACTATGTAGGTTCAAATTTTAATAATATTGGATCTAGTTTTGCAGCACCAAGAGTAACAGCAATAGCTGGAGTATTGTCAACAAAATTCCCATGGCTAACAGCACAACAAATAAAGCAAGTTATACTAACAACAGCTACAGATGATTATAGAATGAAAGTTGATGCTAAAACTAAAAAAGTAATAGGTATAGTTGGAAAGTATGGACCAGATGATGTTATTGGTTGGGGTATTGTAAATAAATATAAGGCATATTTAGGATTAGCAAGATTAACAAGAGCATTAACAATAGAAACAGGAAATGAAGATTTTATTGCAAATATTCCTTATGGTACATATGAATTTTCAAATGATATACAAGGAGCATTTGATCCATATTTATATGCTTCAAGTAGAAAAGAATCAAATCTAACTCAAATAGAAGGTATAATTTTACAAAATATTAGTAAATTTGATCCTTCATATGTTATGTCTGAACAATTTGATAAGGATAATCCAAAAATAATTGAAATTTTATCAAAAATTAATCAAACAAAAGGAGATATATATTCTAATATGTATCCAAAATTTGAAAAATATATGTCTACTTTAGAAGATTATGAAAAAGATATGTTTGTTGATGCAGGTCTAGTTAAAAAAGGAAAAGGAACATTAATTTTATCTGGAGATAATAAATATAAAGATCCTACTATAGTTGAAGAAGGTACACTGATTCTTAGAGGAAGTTCAACTTCACCAATTTTAATACATAAAGATGCAAAATTGAAATTAGATATGAAATATCTTGAAATTATCAAAAATGCTACTAAACAAAAAGAAACTGATCCAGACTATAATTCAAGTATAACAGCAGATGTTATTAATTATGGTAGTTTATATTCATATTCAACTTCAGATAGAATAAAAGCAACATATGCTCCAAAAAAAGATTCAAAGACATATATTGCATCTTTTGGGCATTTGGATATTGATAATTTAGATTTATCTGAAACAAATGAATTTGATTTTGATATATTCAGAAAAAAAGGAAGTTCTATATTCAATATAAGTTATGATGAAAATGAAAATGTAAAAAATGAAGATATTTATAGAAAAACTGTACTAACAATAAATAAACTTTCTAAAAAAGATGAATATAAAATAACTTTTGGTACTAGAGCGATTAGTCCATATGTTGATTTATTAATAGAAAAAGAAGAAATAGCTAATGATAAAGATAATATAAAAGTAAAAGCTACTTTAATTAAAAAAGAAATAAATCCTCAAAGTATGGAAACTGTTAATAAGATTATGGCAGAACTTAAAGGTAAGAAAGATAAATCATCTATTGAAAAAATTTGTAGTTTGTCAATGTTAAATGAAAATGATGAAGAAAAAATTAAGGCAAAATCTTTAGCAAATTCAGAAAGATTAGGTTATGAAATTGTAGATCTTAAAAATAGTAAAATATTAGAAAGATTGAATATAAAGGGAAATGTTGATAAATTTAATATTTACTTTGATTTGATGAATCAAAATAAATTCGACTTAGAATCAAATATAACAATCAATGGATTTAATTTAGGTTTTGAAAGAAATTCAAAATATAATAAATTCGGAGTAACTTTTAACTATACAAACTCAGTATTATTTGACTATAATAAAAAACAAAAGAAATTAGCTACAGCATTAGGTAATAATTTTGGCTTAAGTTTGTATGATAAATTTGAATATAATAAAGGATATGTTTCATTAATTCTAGGTTTTGATTATTTAAATAAAAAAATTGAAAGAGAAAAAGATAATTATTTAAATTCAAGTGATATAATAATGAATCTTAACTTAGAAGGAGGATATAAATTTGTATTACCAAAAAATGTATCAATAGAACCTTTTGTTGGAACAAATTTACTAGGTTATGTAAGAGGAAGTTTTGATGAAAATATTGAATTCGGTTATAAGGCAGATAGAGAAAAATATTTAAAAGCTAATATGACTATTGGTACTAGAGTAAGAGCACAAATAACAGATAGTTGGAATTTAGGTGGCTTTATATCTTATACAAAATATTTAACTGATCCAACACTTAAACTAAAAGCAACATTAAAAGAATATGATTTTAAGAACACAATTAAAGGTATTAGCCTAGAAGATAATTATATTAAATATGGTTTTGATGCTCGTAAAAAAATAAAAAATAATATGGAAATTCAAATATCATATATGGGTAAAAATATAAAAACACAAGGTCTAGGTTTAGGATTTAAGTATGAATTTTAGTGAGGTGAAAAAATGAAGAAAATTATTTTATTATGCACATTAATAGCTGGATTAACGGTTCAAGCCAAAAAACTTCCTGTATCTATTGAACTAGGTTTAGAAACTGGATATACTAAGGAATATATTTCTAAAAAAAGTTTTGATACAGTTGGACTTAAAAATATTTTTGATAAAGAATATAAAGCAAATGCAATGATTACAAAAGCAAATATTGATATAAAATATCCTATTAAATTGAAATATTTTAATATAAAGCTAGGTGGAGGTATTGCCGGATTTATAACTAATAAAGTAGCTAATGAATCATTTGTTAATAATGATGAAGAATACAAAAAATATATTGATTTTGAAAAAGATTTGTTAAATGAACAAAAAAATTTAGAAGATCTTTATGAAAAATTAGCTAATACTAAATATCTTTGTAGCATTAATGCTGAAAAATTAGAATATGAAGTAGAAACAAATCTTCCTTCTTTAAAAAGAAATTTAGCACAAAAAAGAAATTTAAAAACTAAAATAGAAAATGCAATAAAAAAATATCCAACAAAAGAAGCTGTAAAACAATTAAATGAAGCTCAAAAGAAAGCTGAAAAAGATGTTGATTATTATCAAGATAAAAAAGATAAATTATTTCAAGAAATGCAAGGTATTTTAGCTGAAGCATCTAAATATTCAACTAATCCAAACATTCAAAAAATTATTAAAGATGAAGATGAAAAGACTGCAGAAAAAAGATTGAAAAAATTTAATGAAAAAGAAAAAAAAGATATAAGAAATTTTAGAAAAAAATATCAAGATAAGAAAAATGAACGTGATAATGTGGCTCGTAAGTCTGCTGAAGCCTCTCGTAAAAAATTGGAATTACTTGATGAATTAATGCTAGCAGATGATGGAGCAGAAAAGCTTGCAAATTGTGTAAAAAATATAGCTGAAATAGAACAAAAAATTACTAAATCAAATGAAAATATTGAAAATTATAAGAAAGACAAAAAAATTGCAAAAGAAGAAAAGACAAAATTAAATAAAGAAAAAGAAAGCTTAGAAGAAAAGTTAAATACAAAATTAGAAGAAAGCAAAAAATTTGATAAAAAGAAGCTGGAAAATATTAGAACTTATGAAAAAGCCTATGATATTCTTAATAAAGAATTAGGGTATGGTTTTAGTAGTTATGGTGTAGCTGAAATTGAATATCAAGTATTAAAAGATTTAAAAGTATTTGCAAATACAAAATTAGGATTTTCAATAAAAAATAATCAATTGAACAAATTATGTAATATTTTGGAAAAAGAAGAAGCTATTGTAGATGGAGAAAAATATACTTATTTTAATAAAGAAAAAGTATTTAAAATTGATCCTTTATTTAATGTAGGAGTTGGACTTGATTATAAACATATCATATTTGAACTAAATAGTGGAAATAATGGATTAATAAATTTAAAATTAGCTTATGAATTTTAAAAATAAAGCCTAGATTTTTCTAGGCTTTTTTTATTCAATATAACTGATATGTTTTGTTGAAAGCTTGTATATAACATCTTTTCTTTCTACAATAATAATAACTTTTTTTTGTAAAATTTCATCTTCATATATTTTATTTAATAATTTCTTGGCAGGATTAATTGCATAGGGATGTCCAACTAATTTAAGCATAGATAAATCTCCTGTAGTGTCCCCATAAGAATAACATTTTTCTAAATCTAAATTATATTTATCAACATAAGATTTAATTGCTTTTTCTTTGCTTGGACTATCCCACATAGGTATTTGTTCACCAGTGTATACCTTATTTTTCTTAACATAAATTGTTGCAGAATAAGCATCAAAGTCTAGCTTTTTTGCCATTTTTTTAACAAGAAAATCTGGACTACCAGAAATTAAAATTAATTTATGTCCCATTTTTTTATGATAATCTATTGCATGTTTTGTGTAACGATAAAGTTTGTTAGCTTTTTTTTCGATTACCTCAGCTGCGATTTGATCAACGACATCTATGCTAATATTTTTTAAACCGTCAACATATTTATTGACTAGGTCTTCAAGATAAGTGTCATAATCGCCTTCTCTTTTTGCCCATTTTTCAAAATTTTTTTCTACTGATGAAGTCCAAGCATCCATACTTAAATTTCCTGATTTAATTAATAGTTTAAAATGTTCTATTAATAAGGAATTTCTGAATATTGTGCCATCAACATCAAAGAATGCTGCAATATTTTTCATATTATACCTCCATATTTGCTTAATTTTAGCATAGTAAAAAATATTTTTCAATATTCAAAAAAAACATAAAATATAATATAATAATACTCGGAGGTGAAATAAATTGAAAAAAACTGTTGGAAGCCTTGAAGTGATAACAGGGAGCATGTTTTCTGGGAAAAGTGAAGAACTTATCAGAAGAATTAGAAGAGCAAAATATGCTAAGCAAAAATTGTTAGTTTTTAGCCCTAAAATTGATAATAGATATGGAGAAAATGGTATATATTCACATAATCAAAATAATGTGAAAGCATATTCAGTAAAAGATGTAGATGAAATGTTGAAAATTTTATATGAAAATCCTGATGTTGAAGTTATAGGTATAGATGAAATTCAATTTTTTGACAAAAATGTTGTTGATTTTTGTAAAGAATGTGTAAAATTAGGAAAAAGAGTAATAGTTGCAGGATTAGATTTAGATTTTAAAGGTGATCCTTTTGCTCCCTTACCAGAACTTATGGCACTTGCAGATTTTGTAGAAAAATTATCTGCAATATGCACAATTTGTGGAAATCGTGCATATGCGAGTCAAAGATTAATAGATGGTAAACCAGCATTTGATGATGATCCCCTAGTTGCTGTAGGAAGTGTGGAAAAATATGAAGCTAGATGTAGATTACATCATATTGTAAAGAAAAGAAAGTCAATACAAGATGCAATAGAATTTATAATTTTAATGGATAATGAGGATATTGATATTAAGTCCATACAAAAATTAAAAAATTATGAATTTATAAGATTTGATATAAGTAAAAAAGTTAAAGATTTAAGAGATGAATTATTAAAAAAACATGAAGAAAATAAAAAATTAGCTGTTATTATAAAAAATAGTATTTCTACAAAAATAGAAGGTAACTATGAAATTATAGATTTACTTACAGAATTTGTAAAAATTTCAAATATTAATTTAGTTATAGTAAAAAATATAGAAAGCTTATTAACAACTTGTTCTTTATTGAATAAAGGTTCATTGAATATCTCAAAAATTTATTATACAGATGATAAAATAGATTTAAAACGAATAAAAGATAATACAGATGTAAATATGATAAAAATTTAGGAGGAATGATGAAAAAGTATTTAATATTAGCATTAGTATGTTTAAGTGCAAATTTATATGCTTCAAAAATAGTTTCAAAAGAAAGAAACTTTTTTGATAAAATTTTAATTTCAAAAACTGTAGAAGATAAAATAAATGGAAGATTTGATTATGAAAAAGACTTAGCAGTAGTATCAGATCAAAAATTTAGTAAAATATCAAGTGAAGAAGATGCTCAACAAGGTCTATATTCAATTATTACTTCTTATGCTTATGAGGATTTGAAAGAATATTTAAATAGAGCTAATTTAGTTGGTCCAGGATTTAATGAATATCAAATGAGTATTTTTTCTAAAGATGTTGCAAATAAGGTGATTAATCAAGAACTTTATACAG
The window above is part of the Sneathia sanguinegens genome. Proteins encoded here:
- a CDS encoding DUF2513 domain-containing protein, translating into MILDKDLIRQILLYVEENGNDKMPVYNIEIDGYTDEEIKYHFKRLLEADIINGEVVGLQGNKIRFNCLTWYGHEYLDSIRDKGLWEKVKRDIEVYGVKSVTLDIIKAYAEKIIKEKLGI
- a CDS encoding S8 family serine peptidase yields the protein MKKNIIIALGLLALVSCSSIDKTGLLKKEVKVKFVKSNNFDDKLYEQKEGKEKYLDLLSAKNFEFTGDFLYKGEKIAIDKEISPELKILYAFSKKVKDKNLVFIKIQDKFGKTKDIELNQEVSEKDLPQVKDGIRYKDLKKNSDNRIKYSVITMDNSEEEKKDYSKYYKFDKYEDLDDLTTNKRAYVRTYTNGDFGNISKVNVDFGEKLVDYRDNLNELLTNLSKTTLKFSNDGKTIEGGFNTDLVKKIEAKENVKFVTEILDEDKQSIGIHNISRKIIKDGVVIFEKKEKTYVAFSGTTVGVTDSTFYEVSPEVEARMIRYTPKNLDYSPKKNPELQGLFREHGTTVIGSMIDEIALGDGDWFNKLQVLYIPKQLVRQGAKGNLKIEFDIKKELTYNELSNLVLNISQRSLTAASTIQKNTNRVTDEKLDQLIKELLVLQKYNMKMVVVDKLLKLTDTSKVTSTIENEAGTYLAFISNGELEENEKDKIKEEFKKFVNEKYTELKALNDEKRKENINKGYKSIYEDLLRCYEEYFNITEVDNLKQTDLHFATVSMGDKDNGKLRRDPSKYVAKMLEENKNIKAINMSYGAEQSYYEYESIKNMTQEEKQKAVDEYNKNEEFRTAVKIWLASNDYGHMETYQKESAGTLGIPSVLKYFESRNKITVADYQKLLDLRMLELKAALNHNKELVNTNSDVLFVVSAGNTKNNEGKTDVDLSRFNQDGSKVLYLDPDKKYSQNFVDVPLYLNDLEKDKAKKEGKKYKYNPSYRKNLLSVVGLTNNFLRKNSTDSISEEWGLITLSGASALEKKEYAVFMHERLEQLEKILSDIENNPSKYPEKYKNEIKAQINTINNLSIIDKNHPIDPDGRLSNFSFARAGKAKLWTVASEGWYVYNKKLTKEDKKYNPDDTKDVNAFLNNDYVGSNFNNIGSSFAAPRVTAIAGVLSTKFPWLTAQQIKQVILTTATDDYRMKVDAKTKKVIGIVGKYGPDDVIGWGIVNKYKAYLGLARLTRALTIETGNEDFIANIPYGTYEFSNDIQGAFDPYLYASSRKESNLTQIEGIILQNISKFDPSYVMSEQFDKDNPKIIEILSKINQTKGDIYSNMYPKFEKYMSTLEDYEKDMFVDAGLVKKGKGTLILSGDNKYKDPTIVEEGTLILRGSSTSPILIHKDAKLKLDMKYLEIIKNATKQKETDPDYNSSITADVINYGSLYSYSTSDRIKATYAPKKDSKTYIASFGHLDIDNLDLSETNEFDFDIFRKKGSSIFNISYDENENVKNEDIYRKTVLTINKLSKKDEYKITFGTRAISPYVDLLIEKEEIANDKDNIKVKATLIKKEINPQSMETVNKIMAELKGKKDKSSIEKICSLSMLNENDEEKIKAKSLANSERLGYEIVDLKNSKILERLNIKGNVDKFNIYFDLMNQNKFDLESNITINGFNLGFERNSKYNKFGVTFNYTNSVLFDYNKKQKKLATALGNNFGLSLYDKFEYNKGYVSLILGFDYLNKKIEREKDNYLNSSDIIMNLNLEGGYKFVLPKNVSIEPFVGTNLLGYVRGSFDENIEFGYKADREKYLKANMTIGTRVRAQITDSWNLGGFISYTKYLTDPTLKLKATLKEYDFKNTIKGISLEDNYIKYGFDARKKIKNNMEIQISYMGKNIKTQGLGLGFKYEF
- a CDS encoding HAD family hydrolase translates to MKNIAAFFDVDGTIFRNSLLIEHFKLLIKSGNLSMDAWTSSVEKNFEKWAKREGDYDTYLEDLVNKYVDGLKNISIDVVDQIAAEVIEKKANKLYRYTKHAIDYHKKMGHKLILISGSPDFLVKKMAKKLDFDAYSATIYVKKNKVYTGEQIPMWDSPSKEKAIKSYVDKYNLDLEKCYSYGDTTGDLSMLKLVGHPYAINPAKKLLNKIYEDEILQKKVIIIVERKDVIYKLSTKHISYIE
- a CDS encoding thymidine kinase codes for the protein MKKTVGSLEVITGSMFSGKSEELIRRIRRAKYAKQKLLVFSPKIDNRYGENGIYSHNQNNVKAYSVKDVDEMLKILYENPDVEVIGIDEIQFFDKNVVDFCKECVKLGKRVIVAGLDLDFKGDPFAPLPELMALADFVEKLSAICTICGNRAYASQRLIDGKPAFDDDPLVAVGSVEKYEARCRLHHIVKKRKSIQDAIEFIILMDNEDIDIKSIQKLKNYEFIRFDISKKVKDLRDELLKKHEENKKLAVIIKNSISTKIEGNYEIIDLLTEFVKISNINLVIVKNIESLLTTCSLLNKGSLNISKIYYTDDKIDLKRIKDNTDVNMIKI